Proteins from a genomic interval of Zingiber officinale cultivar Zhangliang chromosome 1B, Zo_v1.1, whole genome shotgun sequence:
- the LOC122037994 gene encoding protein LIKE COV 2-like encodes MAEEKESTSIPLSQVANPEDPAKAPPISPSSSTRKACGAVLQSWVSKKFMTGCVVLFPVAVTFYITWWFIQFVDGLLLTLFYILDV; translated from the exons ATGGCGGAAGAGAAGGAATCCACCTCCATTCCGCTAAGCCAGGTGGCGAACCCTGAAGACCCAGCCAAAGCGCCCCCAATTTCTCCCAGTTCCTCCACCAGGAAG GCCTGTGGTGCTGTTCTTCAGAGTTGGGTGTCAAAGAAATTTATGACTGGATG tgTAGTTCTCTTCCCTGTTGCAGTCACTTTTTACATTACATGGTGGTTTATTCAGTTCGTTGATGGTTTACTATTAACACTGTTTTACATTTTGGATGTTTGA